In Candidatus Sulfurimonas marisnigri, a single genomic region encodes these proteins:
- a CDS encoding methylenetetrahydrofolate reductase, which translates to MFDELINKLKNDTYITLETTPGHSPVFTPTVDKIAELELDKLVDGFTTTDNPLAKLKYNALFAAKILQDRFNKPVIATMSMRDRNKIALQSDLLGANEVDIRAILALTGDPATISDQPHAKGVFEGDSSLLLDIISCFNSGINYAGKPLTVKPKTLYPFAVVNSYAKNPKTLQKKIQKKIKHGAIGIITQPVYDIENALQLLELRDAANAECCSEDKKGELIIGLFPITKLRTAQFLSAHVPGINVPGSWLEALREANLEGAQEEYRVGFELSKKLFDDVKKLHPKIHLMTANQFQLARDILI; encoded by the coding sequence TTGTTTGATGAACTGATAAATAAATTAAAAAATGATACATATATTACACTAGAAACCACACCTGGTCACTCCCCTGTTTTCACTCCAACAGTAGATAAGATTGCAGAGTTAGAACTTGACAAACTAGTAGATGGTTTTACAACGACTGACAACCCGCTGGCTAAACTAAAATATAACGCTCTTTTTGCAGCCAAAATATTGCAGGATAGATTTAATAAACCAGTTATTGCAACTATGAGCATGCGAGATAGAAACAAAATTGCTCTACAATCAGACCTCTTAGGTGCAAATGAAGTAGATATTAGAGCCATACTAGCACTTACAGGTGACCCTGCGACAATATCTGACCAGCCACATGCAAAAGGTGTATTTGAAGGGGACAGTTCTCTTTTACTAGACATCATATCTTGTTTTAACAGTGGTATAAATTATGCAGGTAAACCACTTACAGTAAAACCTAAAACACTCTACCCTTTTGCAGTTGTCAACTCATATGCAAAAAATCCAAAAACACTTCAAAAGAAGATACAAAAAAAGATAAAACATGGAGCAATTGGGATTATCACTCAACCTGTTTATGACATAGAAAATGCTTTGCAGCTTTTAGAACTTCGAGATGCAGCAAATGCTGAGTGTTGTTCTGAAGATAAAAAAGGGGAGCTGATTATTGGTCTATTTCCTATAACTAAGCTACGTACTGCACAATTTTTGTCTGCTCATGTGCCTGGAATAAATGTGCCAGGCTCTTGGCTCGAAGCACTTAGAGAAGCTAATCTAGAAGGTGCTCAAGAAGAGTACAGAGTTGGATTTGAACTTAGTAAAAAGCTTTTTGATGATGTTAAAAAACTTCATCCAAAGATTCACTTGATGACAGCTAACCAATTTCAACTTGCTCGTGACATATTAATATAA
- the serB gene encoding phosphoserine phosphatase SerB, producing MLKLAVFDFDSTLMDGETIDFFAEELGLGEKVSKITEAAMSGELDFFESLQQRVSLLKGLDFSIVEKISHNLPYMPGAKETIAKLKKRGMTVVCFSGGFRTATSYAKDILGYDADFSNALHVKDGKLTGLVGGDMMFNFSKGDMLVRLQNILGVSEDETLVCGDGANDLSMFAHARTRVAFCAREILKKEANIIIETKDLTQILKELN from the coding sequence ATGTTAAAACTAGCCGTTTTTGATTTTGATTCTACGCTTATGGATGGTGAGACTATTGATTTTTTTGCAGAAGAACTTGGACTTGGTGAAAAGGTTAGTAAAATAACCGAGGCAGCAATGAGTGGCGAGTTAGATTTTTTTGAATCACTTCAGCAAAGAGTGAGTCTTTTAAAAGGTCTTGACTTCAGCATTGTTGAAAAGATTAGCCACAATCTGCCCTACATGCCAGGTGCTAAAGAGACAATAGCAAAGCTTAAAAAAAGAGGTATGACTGTAGTATGTTTTAGTGGTGGGTTTAGGACTGCTACAAGCTATGCTAAGGATATCTTGGGTTATGATGCTGACTTTTCAAATGCTTTACATGTCAAAGATGGAAAGCTTACCGGACTTGTCGGTGGTGACATGATGTTTAACTTCTCAAAAGGTGACATGTTGGTAAGACTTCAAAATATTCTTGGGGTAAGCGAAGATGAGACGCTTGTGTGTGGTGATGGCGCAAATGATTTATCTATGTTTGCTCATGCCCGAACAAGAGTGGCTTTTTGCGCAAGAGAGATTTTGAAAAAAGAAGCTAATATTATAATAGAAACAAAAGATTTAACACAAATATTAAAAGAGTTGAATTAA
- the rpsR gene encoding 30S ribosomal protein S18, protein MAERRKYKKRFCKYCEAKVDFMDYKDVGALRFSLSERYKIMPRRLTGNCKRHQDMISTVIKRARAAALVPYTVTRKTVVTAPFENLR, encoded by the coding sequence ATGGCAGAAAGAAGAAAATACAAAAAAAGATTTTGTAAGTATTGTGAAGCAAAAGTAGATTTTATGGATTATAAAGATGTAGGAGCCCTACGTTTTTCACTTTCAGAAAGATATAAAATCATGCCTCGTCGTTTAACAGGTAACTGTAAACGTCACCAAGATATGATCTCAACAGTTATTAAAAGAGCTCGTGCAGCAGCATTAGTTCCATACACTGTAACAAGAAAGACAGTAGTAACTGCACCATTTGAAAATTTAAGATAA
- a CDS encoding type II toxin-antitoxin system HipA family toxin: MKNDFLEVEAFIYGMKIGTLVIYEGLVHFEYDEMFLLKNIDISPLKLSLSDTQGTYINKDSIDIYKGLAGVFFDSLPDKHGMPFIDRYFEKKGFALKDVTILHKLTFIADRGLGAIEYRPKEHDNNFVVVNEIQNVKKLREDIRDTLGDKKEYTIDSLMNIIDSASPVGGARPKMLISFNPITNAIKYNNTSLEDGYIRSIIKFDELYPNEDGVDESIGLTKLEYVYMTMAKNCGINIATMHLHQRDNETHLILERFDRDANDNKIHKCSASGLLHKDITVAKVMSYEELFSFTNKVCAKQSSIIELYKRMIFNALSLNLDDHAKNFEFIMDRKGNWDLSPAFDITFSKGITKEHMTTINGKGIDFTIEDFLSIAKKNLISESDAMKIINVCSKELTSFKNIAESIGIESDEIENCEKEINFQAKLIRENQSLMQL, encoded by the coding sequence ATGAAAAATGATTTTCTTGAGGTTGAAGCTTTTATATATGGAATGAAAATAGGAACACTTGTTATATATGAAGGTTTAGTGCACTTTGAATATGATGAGATGTTTCTTTTAAAAAACATTGATATATCACCACTAAAACTTAGCTTGTCAGATACCCAAGGGACTTATATAAATAAAGATAGTATAGATATTTATAAAGGATTAGCTGGAGTATTTTTTGATTCACTTCCAGATAAGCATGGGATGCCCTTCATTGATAGATATTTTGAGAAAAAAGGTTTTGCACTAAAAGATGTAACTATCCTGCATAAGCTTACCTTTATTGCAGACAGGGGTTTGGGTGCAATAGAGTATAGACCTAAAGAACATGATAATAATTTTGTTGTCGTAAATGAAATACAAAATGTAAAAAAATTAAGAGAAGATATTAGAGATACGCTTGGAGATAAAAAAGAATATACTATTGATTCTTTGATGAATATTATAGATAGTGCATCTCCGGTTGGGGGTGCAAGACCTAAGATGTTAATATCATTTAATCCTATTACTAATGCTATTAAATACAACAATACAAGCTTAGAAGATGGTTACATAAGATCCATTATTAAGTTTGATGAATTATATCCGAACGAAGATGGTGTTGATGAAAGCATTGGGCTGACTAAACTTGAATATGTCTATATGACTATGGCTAAAAATTGTGGAATAAATATAGCAACTATGCATTTGCACCAAAGAGATAATGAGACACATTTAATTTTAGAGCGTTTTGATAGAGATGCTAATGATAATAAAATACACAAATGTAGTGCATCAGGATTACTTCACAAAGATATAACGGTAGCTAAGGTAATGTCTTATGAGGAACTATTTTCTTTTACAAATAAAGTATGTGCTAAACAATCAAGTATTATAGAGTTGTATAAAAGAATGATTTTCAATGCCTTATCTTTAAATCTAGATGACCATGCGAAAAACTTTGAATTTATCATGGATAGAAAAGGTAATTGGGATTTGTCCCCTGCATTTGATATTACATTCTCCAAGGGAATTACAAAAGAGCACATGACAACTATTAACGGAAAAGGAATTGATTTTACTATTGAAGATTTTTTGAGTATTGCTAAAAAGAACTTAATCAGCGAGAGCGACGCAATGAAAATAATCAATGTGTGTTCAAAGGAGCTGACATCATTTAAAAATATCGCTGAGTCTATAGGGATAGAATCTGATGAAATAGAAAACTGTGAAAAAGAGATTAATTTTCAAGCTAAACTAATACGAGAAAATCAATCTCTGATGCAATTATAG